Proteins encoded by one window of Synechococcus sp. WH 7805:
- the purM gene encoding phosphoribosylformylglycinamidine cyclo-ligase — protein MDYRSAGVDVEAGRAFVDRIRTSVEATHRPEVVGGLGGFGGLIRLPEGLRKPLLVSGTDGVGTKLELAQEHNSHHNVGLDLVAMCVNDVITSGAEPLFFLDYMATGALSPDAMAEVVEGIADGCRQSGCALLGGETAEMPGFYPPGRYDLAGFCVAVVEEDNLIDGRRVKAGDSILGIASSGVHSNGFSLVRKILERCNERADARIGPEQNRVIDALLKPTHLYGSLVRTLLAAGTPIHAMAHITGGGIPENLPRCLPDGLKASVDQNSWPRPDLFTWLQTHGELQERDLWHTFNLGIGYCLVLPETDVTGARTLCENSGFESWVIGQVIPASGPQDAPVVGLPA, from the coding sequence ATGGACTACCGATCCGCCGGTGTTGACGTGGAAGCCGGCAGGGCCTTTGTGGACCGGATCCGAACCAGCGTGGAGGCCACCCATCGCCCTGAGGTCGTAGGCGGGCTCGGCGGCTTTGGCGGCCTGATTCGGTTACCCGAGGGCCTGCGCAAGCCACTCCTCGTGTCTGGGACGGACGGAGTTGGCACCAAGCTGGAGCTCGCTCAGGAGCACAACAGCCACCACAACGTGGGACTTGATCTCGTTGCCATGTGTGTCAACGACGTGATCACCAGCGGAGCCGAACCGCTGTTCTTTCTCGACTACATGGCCACGGGGGCTTTGAGTCCCGACGCCATGGCTGAAGTCGTGGAGGGCATTGCCGACGGCTGCCGTCAAAGCGGATGTGCCTTGCTAGGTGGAGAAACGGCGGAGATGCCGGGCTTCTACCCACCAGGCCGTTACGACCTAGCAGGATTTTGTGTTGCCGTGGTGGAGGAGGACAACCTGATTGACGGCCGCCGCGTGAAAGCCGGTGATTCCATCCTGGGAATTGCCAGTAGCGGTGTTCACAGCAACGGCTTCAGCCTGGTTCGCAAAATCTTGGAGCGCTGCAATGAAAGAGCCGACGCCCGTATCGGCCCAGAGCAGAACCGCGTGATCGATGCGCTGCTGAAACCCACGCATCTTTACGGATCCCTTGTCAGGACTCTCCTGGCGGCGGGCACTCCCATTCACGCCATGGCTCACATCACAGGAGGCGGAATCCCTGAAAACCTGCCCCGCTGTTTACCGGATGGACTCAAAGCCAGCGTTGACCAAAACAGCTGGCCACGTCCAGATCTCTTCACTTGGTTGCAAACCCATGGGGAGCTTCAAGAGCGGGATCTCTGGCACACCTTCAACCTGGGGATCGGGTATTGCCTCGTCCTGCCGGAAACGGATGTGACTGGTGCCCGAACCCTTTGCGAAAACAGCGGATTTGAGAGCTGGGTGATCGGCCAAGTGATCCCAGCCAGTGGGCCACAGGACGCGCCAGTGGTCGGACTACCGGCCTGA
- a CDS encoding aldo/keto reductase has protein sequence MTGIGFGTWAWGNQLLWGYNADIDDSSLETTFQQAVAAGLCLVDTADSYGTGLLNGRSEELLGAFLSAMQPQDRAKLTVATKLAPFPWRLGRRGLVKAFLASQRRLQGCMDRVQLHWSTARYAPWQERPLLDGLADLVEQGAVREIGVSNVGPRRLTLLHRHLKDRGIPLTSIQVQFSLLAPEPRQPGGLLEISRDLGIDVLAYSPLALGVLARGPGWTPQGLTPLRGGLFRRLLPASESLRQTMVSIAEARGVTQVQVALNWCRSHGACPIPGLRRPNQVIDAHQALMWSLSADERTRLDQSSAEVTVRMPENPFQSA, from the coding sequence GTGACGGGAATCGGTTTCGGGACCTGGGCCTGGGGTAATCAATTGCTCTGGGGATACAACGCTGACATTGATGACTCAAGTCTGGAGACAACGTTCCAGCAAGCGGTTGCAGCAGGTCTGTGTCTGGTTGACACCGCTGATTCCTATGGAACCGGACTTCTCAACGGTCGCAGTGAAGAACTGCTGGGGGCCTTCCTGAGTGCGATGCAGCCGCAGGATCGCGCCAAGCTCACCGTGGCCACCAAACTGGCTCCTTTCCCCTGGCGACTCGGACGACGCGGGCTGGTGAAGGCATTTCTTGCCAGTCAACGGCGACTCCAAGGCTGCATGGATCGGGTCCAGTTGCACTGGAGCACAGCCCGTTATGCCCCTTGGCAAGAGCGTCCTCTTCTCGATGGTTTGGCAGACCTCGTTGAGCAGGGCGCTGTCCGTGAGATCGGCGTGTCCAATGTCGGTCCTCGTCGGCTGACTCTCTTGCATCGTCATCTCAAGGACCGTGGAATCCCGCTTACCAGCATCCAGGTTCAGTTCTCGCTGCTGGCCCCTGAGCCGCGTCAACCTGGAGGCCTCCTGGAAATCAGCAGGGATCTCGGAATTGATGTGCTTGCCTATAGCCCTCTTGCTCTCGGAGTATTAGCCAGGGGGCCAGGTTGGACTCCCCAGGGGCTGACACCGTTGCGAGGCGGTTTGTTCCGTCGCTTGTTGCCGGCCTCGGAGTCATTACGCCAGACCATGGTTTCGATCGCCGAAGCCCGAGGGGTGACTCAGGTGCAGGTGGCTCTTAACTGGTGCCGATCCCATGGCGCTTGTCCGATCCCTGGATTGAGACGACCCAACCAGGTGATCGATGCTCATCAGGCTCTGATGTGGTCGCTGTCAGCCGATGAGAGAACGCGTTTGGACCAGAGCAGCGCCGAAGTGACCGTGAGGATGCCTGAGAATCCGTTTCAAAGTGCCTGA
- a CDS encoding lipid-A-disaccharide synthase-related protein, whose translation MLVISNGHGEDLIALRILEALHRLEPQWRLKTLPLVGEGRCFNQAVDQGWLQRIGPSARLPSGGFSNQSLRGLLADLLGGLPLISMKQWICLRQERTSVAGILAVGDLLPLLMAWTCRRPFGFVGTPKSDYTWSSGPGSSFSDRYHALKGSEWDPWEWSLMRTRRCRLVVMRDRLTARGLRRHGVRAMAPGNPMMDGLMETTPPLALERCRRILLLCGSRMPEALRNFRRLLTCLIRLPSPVPLAVMAALGSTPSESDLVDTLQQLGFRRCPPPSSSLHADQCWVRGPLLLLLGSGRFECWAAWAEVGVATAGTATEQLVGLGKPALSLPGPGPQFTRGFASRQSRLLGGAVQVCANEIELTQQLTALLENHERRQELGQRGRQRMGSSGGSEAIARALIRVLAPGG comes from the coding sequence TTGCTGGTGATCAGCAATGGGCATGGTGAGGATCTGATCGCCCTGCGCATTCTCGAGGCTCTTCACCGTCTGGAGCCACAGTGGCGGTTGAAGACACTGCCTCTGGTGGGCGAAGGTCGCTGTTTTAACCAAGCTGTTGATCAGGGATGGCTGCAACGCATCGGCCCCTCGGCTCGATTGCCGAGCGGGGGCTTCAGTAATCAGAGCCTGCGTGGTCTCCTCGCTGATCTTTTAGGAGGGCTTCCCTTGATCAGCATGAAGCAGTGGATTTGCCTGAGACAAGAGAGAACGTCTGTTGCCGGAATCCTGGCCGTTGGCGATTTACTCCCTTTGCTGATGGCCTGGACATGCCGCCGACCCTTCGGATTTGTCGGCACTCCGAAAAGCGATTACACCTGGAGCAGCGGCCCAGGCTCGAGCTTCAGCGACCGTTATCACGCATTGAAGGGAAGCGAGTGGGATCCATGGGAATGGAGCTTGATGCGAACGCGCCGATGCCGGCTCGTGGTGATGCGTGACCGACTGACAGCCCGGGGACTACGCCGTCATGGCGTCAGGGCCATGGCACCCGGCAATCCAATGATGGATGGGCTCATGGAGACCACTCCTCCCCTCGCACTCGAGCGATGCCGGCGGATTCTCCTGCTTTGCGGCAGCCGGATGCCAGAGGCCCTCCGTAACTTCCGACGCTTGTTGACCTGCCTCATCCGCCTTCCGAGCCCGGTGCCTCTCGCTGTCATGGCAGCACTCGGATCAACACCCTCTGAATCAGATTTGGTCGATACCCTGCAGCAATTGGGGTTCAGACGCTGCCCTCCCCCTAGCAGCAGCTTGCATGCAGACCAGTGCTGGGTCCGAGGCCCATTGCTGCTGCTCCTTGGGAGCGGTCGGTTTGAATGCTGGGCTGCCTGGGCTGAGGTGGGTGTCGCCACTGCCGGGACAGCAACAGAGCAACTCGTCGGCCTCGGAAAACCCGCTCTGTCTCTTCCTGGTCCTGGGCCGCAGTTCACCCGTGGCTTCGCCTCACGGCAGAGCCGCCTCCTCGGTGGTGCGGTGCAGGTTTGCGCAAACGAAATCGAATTAACTCAACAACTCACAGCCCT